In Candidatus Deferrimicrobium sp., the genomic window CCGCTTGGTTGGGAGAGGTCGATCCCTTCTTCCCCCAGGGATGCATGACCGTCTGGGGACCTGAAGGGTCCAGCCACTCCGTGCTGCCGGGGCGGGGCGAGACCGACGTGGTGGTTCTCGGCCACTCGGTTCCCGTGCCCTTGTACCGCATCAGGAAATTCCAGATGATTTCCGATCCGTTTTGCGGAATTGGAAAAGGAATGCCGGGAAGGACCGCGTCCAGCAGATCGGTGCCGTCCTTGCTGAGTTTCGCGGCACCCCCCGCGTTCTTCCGGATGTTCGCCTCGATCCAGTCCGGGTAGCCCGCGTTCCGGTGGGACGGGTACACGTCCATCCGGTACCCCTTGGTCTGCTTGGTCATCTGCACCTGGCCCAGGCTCAAGCGGTCCTTGTACTTGTCGACGTTGGAGGCGTCGATGGAAAACAGAGGTTTTTCGTCTTTGTACTTCCAGAAATCACTGCGATATTTCCCCAAGGACCACCCCGGAAGGGGAACGTCCTTTCCATCCCACGCAGGGATCGTCCCGTCTTTGTTCCCCGCCTTCTCGGCTCCCGCGTAGTTCAGGTCCTTCCCCAACCGGGCCACTTCTTGGGGCGAGGCGCCCCATGCCGTGACCGCTGCTGCAGCGATGATCGCTACCACAACCAGAACCCGTTTCATCGTCTCCTCCCCCCCACTGTCAGGATTGCTTCCCGATGCATAAAAACGAACGGCTCGCCGAACCAAATCCGGAAACTGAATTTCAGGCGCATCATATTACGGAAAAAGTCAGCAAACTTCGTTCCAAAGTTGTGCCAGGAATCCTTCTTATCATAAAATATATTAGTAATCGCCTGTAAAAACAGGAAAAACGCATATATAAAACAATGAGGCCCGCTCGCATTCATCCCTTCCGCCCGGATAGATTCCCTAAAATGAGACGGCGTACCGTAACGCTGTCTCGTTTTCGATTTGGTCCTCTCGTTGTCACCCGTACTGCTCCCTCAATATTTCCCTCAGGGTGTCCAGGTCTGCGTCGGGGAACCCTTCCAGCAGGCACGCGATCGCGCCCGAGACCCTCGCGGCGGCAAAGCTGTTTCCGCGGAAATTCCGCTCCCGCTGCAGACCCGGCAGGGATCGGGGCCACGGGGAGGCGAGACACTCGCACGTGTCCCCCCGGCGGTATACTAATGCGTCTTCCCCCAACCGGCCGTCCCCCTTCACACCGATGACCTCGTCGTACGAGGCCGGCACGCTCGCCCTCTTCGATCCGTTCCGCTCGGACGCCACCAAGATGATCCCCGCCCGCGCCGCGTCGCGGCAAAGGGCGTGCAGGGAAGGTCCGTTCGCCGACATCTCCATCCCCAGACTGAGATTCACCACCCGGGCTCCCGCCTGGAGGGCGTACCCCAACGCCCCCTCGAGTACGTCCGGCGTCGTCGCAAGAGCGCCGTTAAAGATCTTGAGGACGAAGAGATCGGCCTCCGGCGCCACCTGACGGATCACCGCGGCGATGGCGGTTCCGTGGCCGGTCGTGTCGTGGTAGTCCGTTCCCCGGTGGATCGCTCCGTCCTTGCCTCGATAGATGCTGGCTCCGTCGATCCTGCCCCCGACATGGGAGTGCCGCGGATTGACGCCCGAGTCGACGACGACGATGCGGACCCCGTTCCCTGCGGGCGTACCGGGAGGGCGGGCGCCCCAGGGGATCGCGCGCCGCCTACGCACGGCACCCCTCTCCCGCTCCGTCCGCCCCGTCGCCGCAGACGCGCAGGAACGACCGGTACGCCCCCCGCCTCCCCGCCAGTTCCGCATGGGTGCCGATGTGACTGACCCTGCCGTTCTCGAGGACGGCGATCCGGTCCGCATCCCTCACGGCGTGAACCCGGTGGGTCACGATCAGCGTCGTCTTCCCGTGCATCAGCTCCTGGATCGCCCGTCGGATCCTCTCCTCGGAGAGGAGGTCGAGGGAAGAGGTCGCCTCGTCGAGAACCAGGATCTCCGGGGAGCGAAGGAACGCCCTTGCGAGGGCCACGCGCTGCCGCTGACCGTCGGACAACGTGACCCCGCGCTCCCCGACGACGGTCGAAAGCCCTTTCGGCAAGGAACGGACGAGATCAGCGAGGTCTGCCTTCGCGATGGCATCCGCGACCTTCGAATCGTCGGCATCCGCGGCGCCGTACCGGACGTTCTCCCCCAGGGACCCGTGGAACAGGTACGGATCGGTGGAGACCAGCGCGATCTTCCGACGAAGCGTCGCGCGGCGAAGCCGCCTCAAGGGGACACCGTCGAGCCGGATCTCCCCCCCTTGCGGCTCGTAGTAACGGAGGAGCAGGTCCACGAGGGTCGATTTCCCGGCACCGCTCTCCCCGACCAGGGCGAACGTTCCGCCCGCCGGGATCTCGAGGGAGAGCCCGTCGAGGACACGTCCTTCCGCCCCGTACGCGAACGTCACTCCCTCGAAGACGATCCCCTTCGCGGCTCCCGTGAACGCCACCGCCCCCTCGGCGTCCTCCTCCGCCGGCACGTCGAAGAACTCGAACACCCGCGCCAGCGACGCCTTCCCCTTCCGCAAGGCGACGTACTGTCCCAGCAAGTTCTGGATCGGCGAGATCACCTGGACCTGGAACGCGGTGAACGCGACCAGGGTCCCTACGGTAATCGCCCCGTCGCGGACCATGTAGCCGCCGTACAGCAGGGCAAGGGTGGCGGAGCACGCCAGCACGAAAGAGGGGATGCCGCGCGACAGGGAGGAGACCATCTGGAACCGCAGGACCGAGGCGACCAGCGACAGGTTCTCCCGCTCGAACCTTTGCAGCTCCTGTCCTTCCGTCGCGCTCCCGCGAACCAGCCGTATCCCCGTGAAGGTGTCGATAATGTGCGTCCCGACCGCGGCGTTCTTTTCCCGCAGCTCCCGGCTCATCCGGGTGATGACGTCCCGCGTAAGCCACAGGCCCAGCGCGCCCAACGGAACGAGCACGTTGCCGATGAGGAAGAGGGACCACGACATCGAGATCAGGATCGCGGAGGCGATCCCGAGCCGGACGACGCTCGTTACGAATGCCAGCGGGACGTCGACTAGGACCCCCTGGACCTCGACCATGTCGTTGTTCAGCCGCGCCACGATCTCGCCGACCCGGGTCCGTGCGAAGAACCGCATCTCCGCGCGCTCGAGGTGTTCGAAGAGGGCGGCCCGCATGGCCACGAGGATCCTCGACGACCCACGAGTGTAGAGGTAGCTGCTGAAACCGCCGAGGACCGACCCGGCCGCGCCGAACAGGACCATGGTGGCGAGCAGCCGGGGGAACGCCGGCCAGTTGCTGCGCAGGATGACGTCGTCCACCATCCTCCTCGTGAGAAGAGGCGCGTACAGCGACGCCCCCGTGCCCAGGAGGGAGAACAGAAAGGTGACGGCGAGGGTTCGCCGCTCCGGACGAACGAACCGCCAGAGGGAGGACAGCCGCCGCGTCACGACGCCCTCTCTCGGTAGTAGCACATGTACCCCGCGTTGCAGAACTCGGGCGTGTCCCGGATCGCGACCGCCTCGCGCGCCGCCTCCTCCCGCGAGGCGCCGACTTCCACCAGGTCGAGGACGAGGCGGACCATCCGGAGGCTCGAAAGCTTCCGGATACCGGAACTGCTCCGGCCGGAGATCTTGAGGGAAGTCACCCCCGTGGCGGCCAGGTCGTACAGGGCGCACAGCCCGCACGGGCCGTTCGGGATCCCCCGATCCGTGACCGAGTTCCCGCACCCGTTCTGGAACCAGACCCAGTCCCGGAACGCGCCCATCATCTCGCGGGCCGGCTGGCGGTCCTCTCCGCCGAGCGACGCGGCGGCGTCCGGTGTCAACGGGAGGACCCGATGCGGGACGTCCGGAAGCTGCACGCACAGCGCGCCCACGCTTCGGTGGGTTGTCATGCAATACCCTTCCTCGAACACGCACCCTTCGTTCATGACGAACGCCTCCGTCTCCAGCCGCCCCGCGGCGGCGGCGCAGAGCGCGGAGATGTCGGCGATCCCGAGGCTGCGGGGGAAGATGACGCGGTTTGCGCCGAGATCCGTGAGGAAGTCGACCATCCCGGGGTTGAGCGATGCCATCACGGAGCTTGCGTGGACGGGGAGGCCCGGCAAGGCGCGTCGCAGCTCCACGAGGAATCCGACGTCGGAGACGATGACGCCGTCGATCCCGGACTCCTCCGCGAGCCGACCGACGAGCGGGAGGAGGAATTCCTGCTGTTCCGGGGTGTAGTACGGGGCGTTGAACGTTACATACACGGGAATGCCGCGCGTGTGCGACCGCTCCGCCAGCAGCGAAACGTCGTCGCGCTGGAGGAGGTTCCCCGCCACGGGGCCGCGGCGGTTCAGCCAGAACGCCCCCCCGTACCGCTCGAGCCATTCCGGCGGGACGTAACCGCAGTAGAACTCCCCCGCCCCGCCCTCGGCGAGCATCTCCACCTCTTTCGGGTGGCTGACCGGCACGGTGATCCTCGTCACGACGGTTTCCTCTCCGCCGCGGCCGAGGCAACAGAAACCGGGGCATCCCTGCCCGCCTCGGCACCAGGCCATCCACGGCCGTCAGGGACGGAGACGACGACCCGGTCCACACGCTCCCGGAACGAAAGGCGGGCCAGCACCTTCTCCACGACATGCGGCGGCACGGCGTGATAGAGGGCGTTCCCGAGGGACAGCAGGTGCCGTCCCGTCCCGTTCCCCCCCGGGACGGGAACACGGAACTCGACGGCGTACGTCGCGCACTCGGTCCGGCACGGCCCGCCCTCGACGAACCTTCCTTTCCCCTCCCCGTGCATCGCCGCCGGAAGGCACCCCCGCCCCATCGTCACGAACTGGTACGGCAGGTGGACCGACAACCGTTCGTCCCGGCCTTCCCACTCGTCCTCTTCCATCGGCTGCAGGAACGGGTCGATCTCCCGGCGCCCGATCCCGTATCGCTCCATCAACGCCCGGAAACCGGGCGCGAGCTCCCCGGAGCGGCAGAGCGCCGACCGCGCGGACATGGGGGCCAGTGGCGAATCGAAGCGGTCCGCAAGGCGGGGATCGCGAAGCATCTTGTGCGTCAAACGCCCCAGGACGATGGTGAGCCCCGGGTGGCGGGACCGCAGGCGATGAACCGTCCCCCAGTCGCCGGCGACGACCTCGGAGTCCTCCACGCCTTCCAGCTCCCGGACCACGCCTTCCGCCTTCACGAGACCGTCCCGCGACAGCGGCGGCAGTATGAGGGACAAGGCGACTCGCCCCCCCCGCGCAGCCGCGGCCCAGGAGCCGATCGCCTGCGGCGTCGGGAGGAGCCGTTCGCACGTCTCGTTGCCGACGTACACCCGCGACGGCACGGCGCCGGGGAGGTGCCGGAGGAGCGCGTTCGCGAGTTGGGCGCCGGGGGAGGCGACAGAAGCCGGGGCATTCCTGCCTGCCTCGGCACCAGGCCATCCATGGCCGTCGCGCAGCGTTTCGTCCAGCGAAATCTCCCCGCGAAGGAGCGCGGGCGGAGGGGCGGCGAGGAACGGGAAGAAGAGCCCCACTTCCACGCCGCGTCCCGCGCTCTCCCCCGGAGATGCTTCCCTGTCGACCTTTGTCTGCAGCACGCCGATACAGCCCTACCGATGCTGGACGCGGAAGTGCGTCAGGACCGCGTCCCCGGGGGTGTTGATGTGCTTCTGCAGCTTCATCGTCGCAGTGTCGTAGATCAGGATCGAGTCGCCGCCGCCGCCCAGGTACACCTTCTTCCCGTCGGAGCTGATCTGGATCGTGTAGTAGCTCTTGT contains:
- a CDS encoding U32 family peptidase, translating into MTRITVPVSHPKEVEMLAEGGAGEFYCGYVPPEWLERYGGAFWLNRRGPVAGNLLQRDDVSLLAERSHTRGIPVYVTFNAPYYTPEQQEFLLPLVGRLAEESGIDGVIVSDVGFLVELRRALPGLPVHASSVMASLNPGMVDFLTDLGANRVIFPRSLGIADISALCAAAAGRLETEAFVMNEGCVFEEGYCMTTHRSVGALCVQLPDVPHRVLPLTPDAAASLGGEDRQPAREMMGAFRDWVWFQNGCGNSVTDRGIPNGPCGLCALYDLAATGVTSLKISGRSSSGIRKLSSLRMVRLVLDLVEVGASREEAAREAVAIRDTPEFCNAGYMCYYRERAS
- a CDS encoding S8 family serine peptidase; its protein translation is MRRRRAIPWGARPPGTPAGNGVRIVVVDSGVNPRHSHVGGRIDGASIYRGKDGAIHRGTDYHDTTGHGTAIAAVIRQVAPEADLFVLKIFNGALATTPDVLEGALGYALQAGARVVNLSLGMEMSANGPSLHALCRDAARAGIILVASERNGSKRASVPASYDEVIGVKGDGRLGEDALVYRRGDTCECLASPWPRSLPGLQRERNFRGNSFAAARVSGAIACLLEGFPDADLDTLREILREQYG
- a CDS encoding ABC transporter ATP-binding protein; this translates as MTRRLSSLWRFVRPERRTLAVTFLFSLLGTGASLYAPLLTRRMVDDVILRSNWPAFPRLLATMVLFGAAGSVLGGFSSYLYTRGSSRILVAMRAALFEHLERAEMRFFARTRVGEIVARLNNDMVEVQGVLVDVPLAFVTSVVRLGIASAILISMSWSLFLIGNVLVPLGALGLWLTRDVITRMSRELREKNAAVGTHIIDTFTGIRLVRGSATEGQELQRFERENLSLVASVLRFQMVSSLSRGIPSFVLACSATLALLYGGYMVRDGAITVGTLVAFTAFQVQVISPIQNLLGQYVALRKGKASLARVFEFFDVPAEEDAEGAVAFTGAAKGIVFEGVTFAYGAEGRVLDGLSLEIPAGGTFALVGESGAGKSTLVDLLLRYYEPQGGEIRLDGVPLRRLRRATLRRKIALVSTDPYLFHGSLGENVRYGAADADDSKVADAIAKADLADLVRSLPKGLSTVVGERGVTLSDGQRQRVALARAFLRSPEILVLDEATSSLDLLSEERIRRAIQELMHGKTTLIVTHRVHAVRDADRIAVLENGRVSHIGTHAELAGRRGAYRSFLRVCGDGADGAGEGCRA